Genomic segment of Rhodococcus sp. W8901:
TGCGTTCAGTCCACCGATCAGACAGATCGCCGCTATCACGAGGCAGCCGTATCCGATGCCGGTCACGATCGGGCTGTCACCGATCTGCCGCCCGGCGGTGATCACGCCGATGCCGGCACCGGTCCACCAGGCGGCGATACCGTAGAGCAGTCCGAGATGGCGGGCCTTGAGGGCGATCGACGCCCAGAGGATGAACCCGGCGATCGCCAGCGGCAGACCGGCGAGGGCCCCGACGAACGCGAGCGCAGGCGGATCGAAGGACTCCGGCTCCATGCCACCGCCGAACATCCTCGGCCAGCCGTACCCCATACCCGCGCCCCCGGCGAACAGCAGCATCAGGGCAAGCGAGACCCGCCCCACACCCGGTGGACGGTTCAGTCGCGCGCGTCTGGCGGCAATCGGATCGATCGTGCTCATCGAAACTCCCCCTCACGCCACTGGATGGCGTGCTCCTACAGCGAGCATAAGCGGTCGCCTCTGCCCGGCGTGATCAGGAATCGAGTCGACCGAAACCGACAACGGCGGAATCGGATTCCCAATCGAGGTCGTGGACCCGGATCTTGCCGAGTTCGTTGCCACCGACGGTGGTGGCGTCGTCGCCGTCGACAGCGACGACGAAGTTGGTGTGCTGACCGATCCGGAACTCGTTGTTGTACAACACCACGTCACCGGTCTTGGGGCGGTAGCCGTTGCCCATCGGCTCGAACCGTCCCTCGGCCTCGTAATACTCCTGGAGCGTGTAGACGCCCGGGATCCGCCACGACCCGGAGTTCGGATTCGACAGCGGCTCCCCCGCCTCGCGCATGATCCAGCTGACGAAGTTGGCGCACCACGGCTCCTTCGCGCCGTCGGAATAGAAGGTGCCGGGCCGCTGCTCGCGGTGCTCGGCCTCGAGGAGGTCGACCACCTTGGCCTGTGTGGGAGTCAGCGTCGCGGTGTCGACGTCCGGGAAGGCCGCGGTGTCCCACGGCAGGTACCGATCGGGCGCCCACCACAGCACCGCGCCCGCCGCCAGCACCAGCACCGCGATCACGGATGCGCTCCACACGGCGAGGCGACGACGACGGGCGACGGGCTGTGCGCTCATGCCCTCGAATGTAGCTGGAAACGAGACGGTGCTCGGGTGGCGGCACCCGAACGGGTCAGCGGAACTCGATGATCAGCTGGGGCGGATCCTCGACGGTCACAATTTCGAACTGCGCAGGCTCGGCGCGAAGACCGATGAAGGACTGGGTGGTTCCGTTCACGTCTCGTGTGTCGGGCAGCAGGAAGAGTTGGGTTACGCGGGACCGGTCCGGTCCCACCAAGGGAGTTGCGGTGTCGTAGAGGCGGCGCGCGGGCAGCGCGGTACCCATGATGTCGACCTGCATGATCGCCCGTCCCGTGACCGGCAGGGTCGGACCGCCGCCGTAGGGGACCGCCTCGGCGACATATCCCGCCTTCCAGAAGGGAACACCGGAACCGTCGAACAGATAGACAACCCTCTCGATGCCGGTGTCGGCGTCGATCTCGATCCGCACGTCGTCCACTGCCGCAGTGGGACCACCACCGTCGGGCGACGGGACGTCGGTGGCGGGCACGGCGGGCACGGGGGGCTCGAGCGTCGCCGGGGGTAGAGGAGTCGCGCCGAACTGGATCCTGCCGGTGCGGTCGGCGGGAGTGGACGTAGCTGGCGGTGCGGGCAGCGAATCCGATTGTGGCGATCCCGAATCGGCGCCACAGCCCGCCAACATGATCGCACCTGCCACTGCTCCGATGGTCGCAGACTTCACCCTCGACACGAACTCCCCCTCGCCTGACTACCCCGCCCGCGTCGACTCTACGTCGCAGGACACGATCGTCTGAGACACTTCGAGGCATGGATCAGCCGGGATACGACGTCATGGCGAATCTCTACGCCGAGACGTTTCCATCTCCGTACCTGACGCCACTCGAGCGTCAGGTCATCGCAGCGTTCGCGGATCTCGTGCATGACAGTCCAGGCGAGGGCGCGGTGTTGGATGTCGGGTGCGGTCCCGGCGATGTCGCCGCGGACCTCGCGAGCAAGGGACTCGACGTGCTCGGCATCGATCCGAGCGTCGCGATGCTCGGAATCGCCCGACGCAGCTATCCGCACCTCCGATTCGTCTACGGTGACGCGCACCTGGCCGCCGAGGAACTCGCCGGCGTAGCCGTCCGAGCCATTCTGGCGAGGTTCAGCCTGATCCATGTCCCACCCGCGGAAGTCTCTGCAGTACTGCATCACTGGTCCGCACTGGTGGCCCCGGGTGCATTCGTCGCGGTTGCAGGCCAGACCACCGATGCCGTGGGCGAGGTGATCGAGTTCGACCATGCCGTGGCACCGGCCTGGCTCTGGCATCCGGACCGCCTCGCCGCTGCGCTTGCCGACGCCGGCTTCGACGAGGTGTGGCGGACGATCAGCAGGCCGGATGCGAACCATCGATTCCCCGAGGTGCACCTGGTCGCGCGACGACGCTGAGGCTCGAGTCTCGGCGACCAATCCATTGACTCGAAGATATGTTCGAACCAAACTTGCAGCATGAATCCGGGGGGAATCATCGAACCAGGCGCAGCAGCCTTACCGCTGCACGCCGACGACGTGCGCGCGCTCCCCGAATCCGAGCTCCTCGCCGCCTGGTCGACATTTCCCGCGAGATCGAACGCCTCGAAACCCTCCACGTCGCCGCGGTCGCCGAAATCGACGAGCGCGTAATCTCGTTCGACGCCCTCGGCTTCCGCAGCGTCAAACTCTGGCTCGCATCGACGACCCTCCTCGTAGTACCCGCCGCCGCCCGGATCCTCGCCCTCGGCACAGCCCTCCGACGCCAACCCGAGATCGCCGACGCCTACGACAATCTGCGCATCTCCGCCGACCACGCCGGTTTGATCGCCAAATTCTGCGAGCGCCCGCCCCGCGGCATGCCCGACGAAGCCCTCGACTCCTGCCGAAACGTGCTGCTCGACTGCGCCACCGGACCCGCCGCCACCGACACCGTCCGTGGGGCCATCGCCAAACTCGAGCGGATCTTCGAATCCGACGACCTGCCCGCCAGCGAAGACACCGACCGCAACGAACTCCACGCCTCCAAAACCCTCAACGGGCGCGTCGCCGTCAAAGGCGACTTCGACTCCGCCACAGGCGAAATGCTCCTCACCGCACTCTCGGCACTCACCAAACCGAGGAATCCGGTCGACGACTCGGCGTCCACCCGCACTCCCGGACAACGACGCGCCGAAGCATTCACCGACATCCTGCGCCACTACCTCAACTCCGGCGACGCCCCCATCGAAGGCGGACAACGGCCACACCTGTCACTACACGTGAACGCCCGCGACCTCGCCCGCACCGAGCCGAACACTGACGACCACGCCGACACAGGCAGCAGCACGCCCGCCGATCACGCGGACACGTTGGGAGACAAGGACGTCGCCTGGATGCCGTGGATGGGGCCGCTCACCATCGCAACCGCCCGCCGCATCGCCTGCGACTGCACCCTCACACCCGTCCTCATGGACGACGGGGTACCGCTCGACCTCGGCCGCACCACCCGCACCGTGCCCAAGAAACAACGCCGAGCCCTCGCCGCCCGCGACAACGGCTGCGCCTTCCCCGGATGCGGCGCACCACCCGCCCACTGCGAAGGCCACCACGTCCAGCACTGGGCCGGCGGCGGACCCACCGACCTCGACAACCTCGTACTCCTGTGCCGCTACCACCACCGGTTGCTGCACCACTCGCACTGGGACGTCGAGATCGGCATCGACCGGCATCCGCCCCCAAGCACTTCGTGCAGGGGGTACCCCCAGGTTCACCCCACCGAGTTCGGTCGACCCCTACAAGAAGCCCATCCCGGCGCACAACCGGGCCGGGCCGCTCGCCGCCTGATTCTCCGCATCACCCGTCGAGAGCAGGCGCGGGCAAGTACAACGCTGCGCCATTCCCGCGCAGGCTATGGACGGTATGCGGCGGGGTCGAGGGGCGTGCCGACGGGATGCGCCTGCTGCGAGCCGTCCGCGACGCGGTAGCTCACCCCGTGCCGCGCAGTGCCGCGCGGATCGGTGGGATCGTTGACGTAGAACCAGTCCATTTGCGCCCCAGCCTTGTTCACCTCGAACACGCCGTAGCCGTGGGAGTCGAGCTCGACGTACCGGACGTGCCGGTTGAAGGCCTTGAACGCCTCCTCGACCGGGACGGTCGCGGTGCGCGGCGGAACCTGCAGCGAATCGTCGATGTTCGGTGACGTCACCGACGGCACCACGAACTCGGTGCCGACCGTGCCGGCGGCCGGGTAGTTCGCGGCATCCACCGGCAGGTCGCATGCCCACGACGTGTGGATGTCGCCGGTCAGGAACACCGTGTTACGGACGTTGTTCGCGGTGATCGCATCGAACAGACGACGCCGGTCGGCGGTGTAGCCGTCCCACTGGTCCGTGTTGAACGGGATGCCGGCGTCGGGCAGGCCGATCATCTCGGTGACGGCCGCAGTGGTGTGGGTGTCGAGCGGCGGAAACGCGCACGGCGCGATCATCACCGGATTGCCGACCAGCTTCCAGCGGGTGGGCGAGGTGACGATACCGCCAGTGAGCCAGTCCATCTGGGCGCGGCCGGTGATGGTGCGGTCGGGGGAGTCGGTCTGGCGCCACCCCGCACCGGAGGACGCCTGCTCGTCGCGGTAGGTCCGCAGATCGAGCATGGAAAGCTCGGCCAACGCGCCGAACCGGAATCGTCGGTACAGCGCCGCATCGGTTCCGTTGGTCCGCACCGGCATCCACTCGAAGTAGGCCTGCGTGGACGCGGCCTTCCGGGCACCCCAGTCTCCCTCGGTGGCGGGATCGTGGTTCTCGGCGCCGCCGTCGTACGCATTGTCGGCGGACTCGTGATCGTCCCACGTCGCGATGAACGGGACCTTCGCATGCAGGGCCATCAGATCGGGATCGGTCTTGTACTGCGCGTGCCTGATCCGGTAGTCGGCGAGCGAGACGATCTCGTGTGCCGGATCGTGCAGGCGGACCGAGCCGTTCCTGGCGCCGTACTCGCCGCGCCCGTACTCGTAGATGTAGTCGCCCAGGTGCAGGATCGCGTCGAGGTCGTCCCGCTCGGCGAGCAGGCGGTACGACGCGAAATATCCGGCTTCCCAGTTGGAGCACGACACCACACCGAACCGCAGGCGGTCGAGGTCGGCGTCGGTCGCCGGCGCGGTACGGGTCCGTCCCACCGGCGAGACCTGCCCGGCCGCGGTGAACCGATAGAAGTACGTGGTGCCCGGCCGCAACCCGGCGACGTCGACCTTCACGGTGTGGTCGCTCCGGGGGTCGGCCGTGACGGTCCCGCTACGTACGACGGCACCGAAGCCGCTGTCGGTCGCGACCTCCCAGGTCACCGAAACCGTCTCGCCCACACCCGAACCGGGCTGCGCTGCCGCCGACGGCGTGACGCGGGTCCAGATGATGACGCCGTCGGGCAGCGGATCGCCCGACGCCACGCCGTGCACGAATCCCGCAGGTCCCGCAGGTCCCGACGCCGGGACCCCGGCGGCGGCGCGTCCCGCCGCCGCGACGGTCAGCCCGGCACCTGCCAGCACCGCCGAGCCGCGCAGCAGACCGCGTCGGCTCACACCGCTCCGAATGTCGCTCTTGTCGCCCTCGGGCGCCCGATTCTCGAACACGACAGGATCACAACGAAATTCGGACGGATGTTCAACTCAGATCGGCCGAATCTCCGAGTGTTCACCTACTGTTCGCCGCGGTCGCCCCGTCAGAACACCTGCCGGGCTCCGGGCCGGTGGACCACCCCGCGGGCAACCAGCTCGATCGCGACCGCCACCGCACACGTCTGTGCGAGGAGCAGGCCGACGAGGACGAGGATCTGCACGGCGCCGGCCTGGACCGCGGAACCGCTCGCCAACAGGACACCGACGAACGCCCCCGGCAGTGTCACCAGACCCACCGTGCGGGTCTGATCCAGCCCCGGCAGCAGGGCGTCGGACGCCGCCGGACCGACCACCTCCATGCGGGCGTCCCGCACACTGAACCCCAGGCTCAGCCCAGCTTCGACCTCGCCCCATCGCTGGTCGATCGCGTCCAGGCCGCGTTTGGCGGCGAGTGCCGTCGCGGTCATGGCGTTACCGAGCACGATGCCCCCGATCGGCACCAACGCGACGCCCTGGAGCGGCACGACCCCGCTGACGAGCATCAGCGGAACCACCAGGCCGACACCCGTGGCGAGGGCCACCGACAACCACACCGCCGACCGCCCCGCCCGCGCACGCCGGGCCGCCGTCACCGCGGCGGCCACGAACATCACGGCGAGCACGAGCAACGACGACCACAGGTGTGCCAGCGCCGCGGCCAGGATCAGGGAGACGGCGACGAGCTGAAGCGCACCCCGGACCGCGGCCCGCGGAGCCGTCAGCGGATTGCCCAGACCGGCGAACCGGTACACCACGGCCGCCATCGTGACCATGACCCCGCACAGCACGACAAGCGCGAGGCCGGGGTTCGCCAGCGCGGTACTCACGGTCGTCACCTTCCCACCAAGACGGCGCTCAGCGGAATGCCGGCCGCGCGATCCTGGTCGGCCCGAGCGGTCACAGGACCTCGGCTGACCCGGACAGATCCTCGATTCCGACCGGTGCCGTCCCGGTGAAGCGCACGCCGATCCCGAACTCCTCGCCTATCGCGAGGCCGCATTCGGCGAAACGGATCATCCATGATCCGTCCGACCAGATGATTGCCTCGGGCAGGCCGAACGGCGCCTCCGGCCCGTCGAGCCGCGCACGGTCCTCCGCGTCGAGTTCCCACACCGGATCGGCGAGCTCGGCGACGAGATAGCGCGCCGCAGCGGCTGCCAGCACGTCGAAACCGGCGATGGCCTGCGCCGCGGAGTCGACGGCCTGATCGGTAGGAGGCCCCGCCGGTTCGATGACGATGCTGACCGTTCGCGGTTCGTCACCGGGCAGATCGGCAGCCCAGCAGACGAACTCCGCCGCGAGGCCGATGCGGTCCAGCACCGTGCCCCGCACCTCGATCTTCTCGGGTAGGTCGTTCATGCTCCAAGTCAACCAAACCCCGGTCCCCCGCCGTGGGACGCCGGTTTCGCCGCGTCAGGCGTTCCATTGGGCTTCGACGTCGAGAACCCAGGTGACGCCGTAGCTGTCGACGAGCATTCCGTAGAGGGGAGCCCACTGTGCGGGTGCCAGTGGAGCCAGGATCGTCGCCCCGTCGGCAAGCTTCTCCCAGTAGGCCGAGATCTCCTCGGCGTCGGTGCCACGGATCGAAACGAAGAACGGGATCGTGCCGGGCTCCCACGTGGTGTGAGAGGGCACGTCGTAGGCCATGATGCGGAAGCCGTTGTCGGAGAGAACCTGTCCCCACATCACCTGATCCGATTCGTCCGGGTCGGTGACGTTCTGCGCGTCGGCGTAGGTGATGACGGCCAGCTCGCCGCCGAACACCGATCGGTAGAACTCGAGCGCTTCGCGGGCGTCGCCACGGAAGTTCAGGTGGGGGGTGACGTTGACGGGCATGTTGTTTCTCCTCGAGAGCGGTCGGCCACCGGTTCTCGACCGGTGGTGTCAGCAACGCTCCCAGTAGAAGCGGTCAGTTCCTGTCCGCTACTTCGGGTACTTTCGAGACATGTCGACGGCCACCTCGCGCTCGCTGCTGCTGTTGTCGATGTTGCAGACACGCAGAGACTGGCCGGGCCAGGTTCTCGCCGAACGGCTCGAGGTCAGTTCGCGCACCGTGCGGCGGGACGTCGATCGCCTGCGGGCGATGGGGTACCGGATCGTCGCACTCAAGGGTCCGGACGGTGGGTATCGGTTGGAGGCCGGATCGGAGCTGCCGCCGATGCTGTTCGACGACGAACAGGCAGTGGCCATCGCGATGGCCCTGCAGACGGTGGCGGCGAGCGGAGCCGGGGTCGCCGATGCTGCGGAGCGGGCGCTGTCCACGGTGCGTCAGGTCATGCCGTCGCGGCTCCGGCATCGACTCGATTCGCTGCCGATCATCGCGTTGCGCGCGCCGGCGGACGTCGACCCCGCCGTACTCGTCTCCCTCAGCACAGCAGTCGCCGCGCAGGATGTTCTGCGATTCGACTATCCCACTCGCGCAGGTTATTTCGAGCGGCGTCGGCTCGAACCTCACCACCTTGTGGCGGCGGCAGGGCGTTGGTACCTCGTGGGTTGGGACCTCGACAAGGACGATTGGCGGATCTTCCGCGCGGACCGGGTCCATCCCCGTGTCCCGACCGGGCCCGGATTCACCCGCCGCGAGCTACCGGCCGGCGACGTGAGGGCCTACGTCGCCGCGAGATTCAAGGGGTCGCCCGGACCCGACCAGTGGCCCTGCACCGGCGAGGTGATCCTCGGGATACCCGCACAGAGATCGTGCCGTATGTCGACACCGACACGGTCGAGGATCTCGGCGGCGGACGTTGCCGACTCGTCGCCGGTGCCTGGTCGTGGGAATCGCTGGCCGCGGCGATCGGCCGGTTCGATGCCGACATCGACGTCGTCGGTCCACCCGAACTGACCGCTGCGTTCGCCACCCTCGCAAGGCGTTACGCGCACGCTGCAGAGCCCGGCTCGTGATTGCACGGCGCCACGGACAGGCACCCCACCGTCGTCGCGACCGAACGTCTGGCCTGCCAACTCGAGGATCCCCCTGCAGCGACCGCGCTCCGGGTGCAGGATGGGGACCACGCCCGATCACCCGACTGTAGGAGGTCCCCGTGATGAATCTCGTTCGCCGACTGGCCGTCTGCGCGGCCGTCGCGGCCGGTTCGGTCCTGGCGCCGGTCGCCATGGCCTCCGCGGCGGTGACCGTCCCGTTCCAGATCGATCCGGCGCCGTTCGGGAACCCGAACGGCAGTTTCGACGTGCCCCCGATCCGCTGTGCGACCGTGGTCGGCGAACAGCCCGGCACGTTGACGATCACCGGCGGCAAGGACGGGCGGTGGGGATGCCTGCTCTCGGCCGACGTGCACTGGCTGAACCTGTCGACCGGGGCGTTCGGCTCCGCCCGGCTGTCGGACGGCCTCCACGGATTCCCGCCCGCAGCGACCCTGCAGACCGGCACCGGGCAGGTCGCCGTGACCGTCGTATCCACGGTGGGCGGAACGACCACCCCGGGCCTCGCAACCTTCTACGTTCCATAGGTGACGGCGCCGCCCGATCGCACCCACCGGACGCTTGTGAACACTTTGTTGTCAATAATTCGTTGACAACAGGTGGGGACGGGGCGGACGCTCGAAGTATGACCTCAGATCCCTTCACCCCGCCCAACCCGAGCCGCGAGCGGGCCCACCGCGAGTACGCCAGCCTGTTCCGCATCGCCGAAAGGCACGGCACCACGCCCGAGCAGCGGGCGCGGCAGTCCCACCCCGAGATGCTCGATCCGCTGGGCGCGATCCGCATCGTGGCCGCGATCGCCGGTGGCGTCCACACCCCGGACCCCGGAGAGCCGGAGATCGACGACGCCGACGTCACCGCGGCACTCGGGCTGATCCCGAAGGCCCGCGCCGAGATGGACCAATTGGAGGCACTGCTCCTGGACATCGCGCGGCAACGTGGAATGACCTGGCAAGAAATCGCTTTCGGCCTGGGACTGGGGAGCACACAGGCGGCACGGCAGCGATACGACAGGCTGGTCAAGCGCACCTGACCCCCGAACAAGGCTCGAGCCCGAAGTCGACGAACGACTTCGGGCCCGAGGTGCGCTGGTGCCGCGTTGTTCAGACGAACAATGCGGCGACACCGGCGACACCGGCGACCAGGCCGATGACCGTCGAGATCAGCGTCGCGCCGGCTGCGACCTTACCGAGATCCGCTGTGGAAGAACCCATTTGATACCCCTTATTCCATTGAAGCGCTGCTTCTCTTGTATCGCCGTTGTCGGCGCCACTGCATGTCTAACGGACCGGACGACCGTGTTCCAAGTGCTAATCCCCAGATTCCGCAATGCCTTACAGAAAAGAAACGCGATGTGAGCCAGGCGTAAAAGCGGCGACATACAGCGTTAACAAGAGGCCCCCCGAACCCGCAGATCGCGCGCCAGATGGTCGTGCTGCTCGAGCACCGGTCGACGCAGTGCCCCGGCGCATCGCCGTTCGCGGCGAGCCACGAATCCACCGAATCGACCGAATCGGACGCCGGGAAGTTACGCACGTCCCCGCGCGCGGCCGAGTCCATGCAGAACGCGCCTCGTCGACCTGGTCCTCGGGCACATCGACGCAGAGTCGGCCGGTTCACGGCCACACATTGTCTTCGCCTTTGCTCCCGTAAAGCTGGTGCTTCGTCTCAGTCGCCGTTCTCGGTGCCACTGCATGCGTAGCGGAGCAGCCGAGAGGTTTCCACTCCCGTCGGTCCGACTACCGGTCGAGTACCGCGGTGAGGGCCGCGGTCAGCTCCGCGGTGGCGGTCGCTTCGTCGTTCGGCGACGTGTTCCGACGCCACGCGACGTACCCGTCGGGACGCACCAGCAGCACACCGTCCTCGGCGATCTCCCGCAGCCGCGCCCACCGGCCGTACGCATCCCGCAGACCGGGGGTGTCGATCCGGACCGACCGGATGGGGATGTCGAGCTTCTCGGCCGCGGCGGCCGCGGCCCGCTCCCACACCCCACCGGACAGGCCGGTGACAACGGAGAACTGTCCGCGCCCGACGACGTCGAGGGTCGAACGGCGCAGCCCGTCCCCGTCGACCAGCCATGCGTGCGGCAATTTGGCTCCGGGCCGAGTGGTCGGCTTGGCGAACAGTTCTCGGTCCCGGACCCATTCCTCTTCGGCGCCGCTGTCGGGCACCGTTGCGGACGAGGCGTACCGCTGGTTGAGCTCGACACCGTGCGCATTGAACTCGTAGTTCTTCAGCTCGATCGCGTCGATCAGCGCGCGCCGCCGCGCCGCCCCCTCCGCTGTCTCGGCGCGACACATCGCGAGTCCCGTCTCGATGCCGTCCTCGTCGGTGCCCCCGGAGATGCCCAGTGCCTCGAAGATCGGGCCGAACTGGTCGCGGCTGAGGTTGGCCCGGTCGACGATCTGCTTACCGACCGGGGCACGTTCGGCGCTGTAACTTTCGAGCAGCGCGGGCCCGGCGTCGCCCCTGATCACCGCCGCCAACTTCCACGCCAGGTTGAACGAGTCCTGGATCGAGGTATTGGAGCCGAGCCCGTTCGACGGCGGATGACGGTGGACGGCATCGCCTGCGCAGAAGACGCGACCCCGGGAGTACTCGGTGGCATAGCTGTGGTTCACCGTCCACAGCGACGTAGAGTCGATCTGCACGTCGATGCTGTCGTCGCCGAGCAGGTCCAGGACGATACGGCGGGCCTCGTCCTCGTCAAGCGTCGGCGGCTCACCCTCGATGTCGTAGCCCCACGTGAGCAGCCACTCGTTCCACGGCCGCACCATGCGGATCAGACCCATACCGATACCGCCCATGTGCGCACCCGGGCGCATCGCCCAGTACAGGACACTGGGACGGTGCTCGCAGTAACGGGACAGATCTGCGGTGAAACAGATGTTCATCGACCCACCGACACCGCTACGACCCGCGATCGGCAGCCCGATCTGCTCGGCAACTACACTCCTGGCACCGTCGGCACCGATGAGATACTTTGCACGGACAGTATATTCGTCACCTCGCAAGCGGTCACGCAGCGTCGCGGTGACGCCGTCCGCGTCCTGTTCAAGGGACACGAATTCGGTGTCGAACCGACACTTGGCGCCCCGCTCGGCCGCATTGGTCACCAGGATCGGCTCCATGTAGGTCTGCGGCAGGTCGATCATCGGGCACGGGCTGGCCGACGAGTACTCCGACAGATGTGCCTCACCGGCGCCCCAAGTGCTGATCCGGCCGATCTCCTCGCCGGCGAGCGACGTGCACAGCACCGTGTCACCCATCATGTCCTGCGGAGTGCCCTGCGCGAGCGCCTCCGCTTCCACACCGAGATCGCGCAGGACCTCGAGGGTGCGCTGGTTGGTGATGTGTGCACGCGGCGTGTTCGCTACCCAGCCGTACTTGTTCACCAGCATCGTGTCGACACCGTAGGTGGCGAGCAACAGTGCCGCCGAACCACCTGCCGGCCCGCTACCGATCACGAGAACGTCGGTGTCGTAGGTCTTGTCGTTGGTCATGTCTGTCTCCGGAAGTAGTGATCCGACGGGGAGCGCAGTCACGCGTCGGGGGCTATGCGGAAGGTGAAATCGAGTCGGCGCCATGCCCCGTCGACCACGCGGCCATCCGGGGTGGGGCCCCGATGTTCGGGCATGTCGACGATCAGGTTGTGCTTCACCCCGAATACCGAATCGGAGGTGAGGTAGGCGCCGTCGGACGGGAAGAGCTGGGTGATCAGGCGGCGGTGCCCGGGAGCGCTGATCATGAAGTGCACGTGCGGGGCCCGGAACGGGTGCCGGCCGACTGCATCGAGCATCTGCCCCACCGGGCCGTCGTCGGGAATGGGGTACTCGCACGGGAGGATCGTCCAGAACCGCAGCCGCCCATCGGCATCGGTTCGGAACTGACCGCGCAGGACCGGACCGTCGAGATCGGGCAGCTGCACGTCGTAGAAGCCGTCCTCGTTGGACTGCCAGACATCGACGATCGCATCCGGGAGCGGGGCGCCGTCCGGGTCGGTGACGGCCACGTCCACCCACATCGGGACGCCTGGAAGCCCCTCCGCAAGATCCGCTCCGGATCGCACGGCCGGCGGACCCTCGACGTAGAACGGGCCGAGTACCGCCGACGGTGTCTGCTCCCGGACACGTGAATTGGTGAGGATGTCGACCATCGTCGAGATCCCCAACGTGTCCGACAACAGAATGAACTCCTGGCGCACATCGGAGCAGACCTGCCCGGTACGCGTGAGGAAGTCGATCGCGAATTCCCATTCGGCGGTCGTGAGGTCGTTGCTCGTGACGAAATCGTGCGCACGACGGACAAGGTCGGTCATGAGGGTGTGCAAGCGCGGATCCTCGGTGCCGGCGAAACTGGCGACCACCGCGCGTGACATGCGGTCGAGTTCGGCACGGGGGAAGGCGTTTCCGCCGCCGGGCCGGGATCCCGCCACCGCATCTGCCAGCAACGCGGAAATGCCGTCGACAGTGACCGAACGCGGATTCGGGTACGGCCGGGCCGTCGCCAGAGCCGCTGCCTTCGGAATGTCGTCGACGGTGAACCCGAGTTCCGCCAACGACGTCGGCCCGCCCAGGCTCGCGACGAGGTCGTGGACGCCGGCGGCGGCGTCCGGCACCCGCATCACCTGGGCGATCCGGCGCATCACGTCCTGCGCGGCGGGCGCGTTGTACGCCATCGCATACGGAAGGATCACCGTGTGCATCTGCGAGTGCGGCAGATCGAAACCGCCGCCGAGTGCATGACAGAGCTTGTGATGCACCCCCATTCCGACCGCGGCCAGGCAGCTACCCGACAGCCAGGCCGCCTGCAACAGCTCACCGCGGCCATCGAGGTCCGACGGATCTGCCATCACCTTCGGCAGGCCCTGCGTGATCCCGCGAATCGCCTCGAGGGCGAGCTGATCGGTCACCGGATTGGCCTCCGGCGCGTACAGTGCCTCTACCGCGTGCGCCAT
This window contains:
- a CDS encoding DUF3592 domain-containing protein, which produces MSTIDPIAARRARLNRPPGVGRVSLALMLLFAGGAGMGYGWPRMFGGGMEPESFDPPALAFVGALAGLPLAIAGFILWASIALKARHLGLLYGIAAWWTGAGIGVITAGRQIGDSPIVTGIGYGCLVIAAICLIGGLNAARGRRARRAGDHQTKRTGTVTTAIVSDKGYSVFRESDRIFTAVTFSFTDSGNTQRWVQRRMVVHAATPVVDGQQTRLWYDPADPGNDKKIVVELADEWSL
- a CDS encoding CHAP domain-containing protein — translated: MSAQPVARRRRLAVWSASVIAVLVLAAGAVLWWAPDRYLPWDTAAFPDVDTATLTPTQAKVVDLLEAEHREQRPGTFYSDGAKEPWCANFVSWIMREAGEPLSNPNSGSWRIPGVYTLQEYYEAEGRFEPMGNGYRPKTGDVVLYNNEFRIGQHTNFVVAVDGDDATTVGGNELGKIRVHDLDWESDSAVVGFGRLDS
- a CDS encoding alkaline phosphatase D family protein, translating into MFENRAPEGDKSDIRSGVSRRGLLRGSAVLAGAGLTVAAAGRAAAGVPASGPAGPAGFVHGVASGDPLPDGVIIWTRVTPSAAAQPGSGVGETVSVTWEVATDSGFGAVVRSGTVTADPRSDHTVKVDVAGLRPGTTYFYRFTAAGQVSPVGRTRTAPATDADLDRLRFGVVSCSNWEAGYFASYRLLAERDDLDAILHLGDYIYEYGRGEYGARNGSVRLHDPAHEIVSLADYRIRHAQYKTDPDLMALHAKVPFIATWDDHESADNAYDGGAENHDPATEGDWGARKAASTQAYFEWMPVRTNGTDAALYRRFRFGALAELSMLDLRTYRDEQASSGAGWRQTDSPDRTITGRAQMDWLTGGIVTSPTRWKLVGNPVMIAPCAFPPLDTHTTAAVTEMIGLPDAGIPFNTDQWDGYTADRRRLFDAITANNVRNTVFLTGDIHTSWACDLPVDAANYPAAGTVGTEFVVPSVTSPNIDDSLQVPPRTATVPVEEAFKAFNRHVRYVELDSHGYGVFEVNKAGAQMDWFYVNDPTDPRGTARHGVSYRVADGSQQAHPVGTPLDPAAYRP
- a CDS encoding AMIN-like domain-containing (lipo)protein; the encoded protein is MAGAIMLAGCGADSGSPQSDSLPAPPATSTPADRTGRIQFGATPLPPATLEPPVPAVPATDVPSPDGGGPTAAVDDVRIEIDADTGIERVVYLFDGSGVPFWKAGYVAEAVPYGGGPTLPVTGRAIMQVDIMGTALPARRLYDTATPLVGPDRSRVTQLFLLPDTRDVNGTTQSFIGLRAEPAQFEIVTVEDPPQLIIEFR
- a CDS encoding VOC family protein, with the protein product MPVNVTPHLNFRGDAREALEFYRSVFGGELAVITYADAQNVTDPDESDQVMWGQVLSDNGFRIMAYDVPSHTTWEPGTIPFFVSIRGTDAEEISAYWEKLADGATILAPLAPAQWAPLYGMLVDSYGVTWVLDVEAQWNA
- a CDS encoding DNA-binding protein, whose translation is MTSDPFTPPNPSRERAHREYASLFRIAERHGTTPEQRARQSHPEMLDPLGAIRIVAAIAGGVHTPDPGEPEIDDADVTAALGLIPKARAEMDQLEALLLDIARQRGMTWQEIAFGLGLGSTQAARQRYDRLVKRT
- a CDS encoding class I SAM-dependent methyltransferase translates to MDQPGYDVMANLYAETFPSPYLTPLERQVIAAFADLVHDSPGEGAVLDVGCGPGDVAADLASKGLDVLGIDPSVAMLGIARRSYPHLRFVYGDAHLAAEELAGVAVRAILARFSLIHVPPAEVSAVLHHWSALVAPGAFVAVAGQTTDAVGEVIEFDHAVAPAWLWHPDRLAAALADAGFDEVWRTISRPDANHRFPEVHLVARRR
- a CDS encoding ABC transporter permease, whose translation is MSTALANPGLALVVLCGVMVTMAAVVYRFAGLGNPLTAPRAAVRGALQLVAVSLILAAALAHLWSSLLVLAVMFVAAAVTAARRARAGRSAVWLSVALATGVGLVVPLMLVSGVVPLQGVALVPIGGIVLGNAMTATALAAKRGLDAIDQRWGEVEAGLSLGFSVRDARMEVVGPAASDALLPGLDQTRTVGLVTLPGAFVGVLLASGSAVQAGAVQILVLVGLLLAQTCAVAVAIELVARGVVHRPGARQVF